Proteins from a genomic interval of Magnetococcales bacterium:
- a CDS encoding Trm112 family protein encodes MIDSELMDILVCPQCKGGLELDLETKELICRPERLAFPIRDEIPVMLLDEARQIPAE; translated from the coding sequence ATGATTGATTCGGAGCTGATGGACATTTTGGTTTGCCCCCAGTGCAAGGGTGGGTTGGAGTTGGATTTGGAGACGAAGGAGTTGATTTGTCGTCCTGAGCGTTTGGCGTTTCCCATTCGGGATGAGATTCCGGTGATGTTGCTGGATGAGGCGCGGCAGATTCCGGCGGAATAG